From the Agrobacterium larrymoorei genome, one window contains:
- a CDS encoding relaxase/mobilization nuclease domain-containing protein has protein sequence MPDRSQVIIRIVPGGGTKTIQQIINQLEYLSRKGKLELQRSARHLGVFIPANEIRDLARSWVQETGAYDENQSDEERQQELTTHIIVSFPAGTSEAAAYAASREWAAETFGSGVGGGRYNYLTAFHTDRDHPHLHVVVNRRELLGHGWLKISRRHPQLNYDALRIRMAEISLRHGIVLEASTRAERGITERPMTFAQYRRLQRQQANRIHFDGPDLGFSHGESSQNKSESSLRNVRPRAPIGSEGSGGTPDRIPIGNESCSQSRSDEAFVDDANLRNAPLTIVGDGQDIGGHSTEPINAYTASEDDTWHRRDRKRPRGDVEQSGAKISRGNRFQSGVTITDAPGFRDDPIISPKHPPESSPLRPRGRTNIVTDELPTPVDGSRQEESNSKRPRDEDAERSIRKRPRNERSQGDEGNRR, from the coding sequence ATGCCTGATCGGTCACAAGTCATTATTCGCATAGTCCCGGGAGGTGGTACGAAGACCATCCAGCAAATTATCAATCAGTTGGAGTATCTGTCGCGTAAGGGCAAGTTGGAACTTCAGCGCTCGGCGCGGCATCTTGGTGTTTTCATACCGGCGAATGAGATCCGCGACCTTGCCCGCAGTTGGGTTCAAGAAACCGGGGCTTACGACGAGAATCAGTCCGACGAGGAAAGGCAACAAGAGTTGACCACCCATATTATTGTGAGCTTCCCTGCCGGTACAAGTGAGGCAGCTGCCTATGCAGCGAGTCGCGAGTGGGCAGCCGAAACGTTTGGGTCAGGCGTAGGGGGTGGCAGGTACAACTATCTTACTGCCTTCCACACCGATCGCGACCACCCACATCTGCATGTCGTCGTTAATCGTCGCGAACTTTTGGGGCACGGCTGGCTGAAAATCTCCCGGCGCCACCCCCAACTGAATTACGACGCCTTGCGCATTCGGATGGCTGAGATTTCACTTCGTCACGGCATCGTTCTGGAGGCGAGCACGCGAGCAGAACGCGGCATCACCGAGCGGCCGATGACTTTCGCCCAGTATCGCCGTCTTCAGCGGCAACAGGCTAATCGCATTCATTTCGACGGTCCTGATCTAGGTTTTTCACACGGTGAATCATCTCAAAACAAGTCAGAAAGCTCGTTACGAAACGTGCGCCCGAGGGCACCAATCGGATCGGAGGGGAGCGGCGGGACGCCGGATCGGATTCCGATTGGAAACGAGTCCTGTTCCCAATCCCGAAGCGATGAAGCCTTTGTGGACGATGCCAATTTGAGGAACGCCCCTCTCACAATCGTCGGAGACGGCCAGGATATTGGAGGCCATTCGACCGAACCCATCAACGCGTACACTGCGAGTGAAGATGACACTTGGCATCGGCGTGATCGGAAACGGCCACGTGGTGATGTGGAGCAGAGCGGCGCAAAAATTTCTAGGGGGAACAGATTTCAGTCGGGAGTGACAATCACCGACGCACCGGGCTTCCGTGACGATCCGATCATATCACCTAAACACCCGCCTGAATCGAGTCCGTTGCGCCCCCGGGGACGGACTAACATTGTTACAGACGAATTGCCTACGCCAGTTGATGGCTCGCGGCAGGAAGAGTCTAATTCTAAGCGTCCTCGTGATGAGGACGCGGAGCGGAGCATTCGCAAGCGTCCAAGGAACGAGCGCAGCCAAGGTGATGAGGGAAATAGAAGGTAG
- the virB11 gene encoding P-type DNA transfer ATPase VirB11 — MEVSPQLLILLKPVLKWLDDPRTEEVAINRPGEAFVRRGGVFSRFDAPFSFDDLEDIAILAGALRKQDVGPRNPLCATELPGGERLQICLPPTVPSGTVSLTIRRPSNRVSGLGEVAARYDASRWNQWQIRTQRREQLDAAILQEYDRGDLEAFLRACVTGKRTILLCGPTGSGKTTMSKTLISAIPREERLITIEDTLELVIPHENHVRLLYSKSGGGMGVVTAEQLLQASLRMRPDRILLGEMRDDAAWAYLSEVVSGHPGSISTIHGANPIQGFKKLFSLVKSSPQGAGLEDRTLLDMLATAIDVIVPFQAYGDIYEVGEVWLAADARRRGETIGDLLNQS, encoded by the coding sequence ATGGAAGTAAGTCCCCAATTACTTATTCTTCTTAAGCCAGTTCTAAAATGGCTCGATGATCCTAGAACTGAAGAAGTTGCAATAAATCGACCAGGAGAGGCCTTTGTGCGCCGGGGTGGAGTCTTCTCGAGATTCGACGCGCCATTTTCTTTCGATGATCTTGAGGACATCGCCATTCTGGCAGGAGCATTACGAAAACAAGATGTCGGCCCTAGGAATCCCCTTTGTGCCACAGAACTTCCAGGCGGAGAGCGATTGCAGATATGCTTGCCGCCAACCGTACCTTCGGGAACTGTCAGCCTGACAATCCGTCGGCCAAGCAATCGTGTTTCGGGATTAGGGGAAGTCGCGGCTCGCTATGACGCCAGTAGATGGAATCAGTGGCAAATAAGAACGCAGCGTCGAGAACAGTTAGACGCTGCGATCTTGCAAGAATACGATCGCGGTGATCTGGAGGCGTTTCTACGTGCATGCGTTACCGGCAAGCGGACTATTTTACTTTGTGGCCCGACCGGGAGCGGCAAAACTACGATGAGCAAGACCTTGATCAGCGCTATTCCCCGAGAAGAGAGGCTGATAACCATCGAAGATACGCTTGAACTAGTCATTCCTCACGAAAACCATGTCAGACTGCTCTACTCAAAGAGCGGTGGTGGAATGGGAGTGGTGACCGCGGAGCAATTACTGCAGGCAAGCCTTAGAATGCGCCCAGACCGTATATTGCTCGGTGAGATGCGGGACGACGCGGCATGGGCATACCTGAGTGAGGTCGTCTCAGGCCATCCTGGGTCGATATCCACGATCCATGGTGCCAATCCTATTCAAGGGTTCAAAAAGCTTTTCTCGCTGGTGAAAAGCAGTCCTCAGGGCGCTGGCTTGGAAGATCGTACACTCCTCGACATGTTGGCCACGGCGATAGATGTCATTGTCCCCTTTCAGGCTTATGGAGATATTTATGAAGTAGGTGAGGTTTGGCTTGCGGCCGATGCTCGTCGGCGCGGCGAAACGATTGGAGATCTACTTAACCAGAGCTAG
- the virB10 gene encoding type IV secretion system protein VirB10, translating to MQDLGNQSGETIDPNGSLVTGPRGRRISGSQKLLVAGLVLLLSLSLIWLGAHHHKKADQSATNPMIDANTNPFRPAPIENPAKPVLPPPVSEADIPQADPHQRAHTDMKPEETPIFAYTGSAQNGLQSVNTNIEERGDANPSPNNLAASVQETENGLSTRMKPSILQPSLATLLPNPDFAITQGTIIPCILQTAIDTNLAGYVKCVLPQDIRGTTGNVVLLDRGTIVVGEIQRGLQQGDARVFVLWSRAETPSHAIVSLASPGADELGRSGLPGTVNNHFWSRFSGAMLLSVVQGAVQAASSYAGNSAGGTSINSFQNNGEQAADTALRASINIPPTLSKNEGDTVSIFVARDLDFSGVYQLRLTGETAKHRHLR from the coding sequence ATGCAAGACCTCGGCAACCAATCTGGAGAGACCATAGATCCTAACGGCTCACTCGTGACGGGTCCTCGCGGTAGGCGCATTTCAGGATCGCAAAAGCTTCTTGTTGCGGGTTTGGTCCTGTTGTTGTCATTAAGCCTTATCTGGCTTGGTGCACATCATCATAAAAAAGCCGACCAGTCTGCAACAAACCCAATGATTGACGCGAACACGAATCCATTCCGGCCGGCCCCGATAGAAAATCCAGCAAAGCCTGTGTTACCCCCACCAGTTTCAGAAGCAGATATTCCGCAGGCTGACCCACATCAGCGAGCACACACCGACATGAAGCCCGAAGAAACGCCGATCTTCGCCTACACAGGAAGTGCTCAAAACGGGCTGCAGTCAGTAAATACAAATATTGAAGAACGTGGCGACGCCAATCCGAGCCCAAACAACTTGGCCGCTTCTGTCCAAGAGACCGAGAACGGTCTATCGACCAGGATGAAACCGAGCATTTTGCAACCTAGCCTTGCTACACTTTTGCCCAATCCAGATTTTGCAATCACGCAAGGGACGATCATTCCCTGCATACTACAGACCGCTATTGACACAAATCTAGCGGGGTATGTGAAATGCGTTTTGCCCCAAGATATACGTGGCACAACCGGAAATGTAGTGCTTCTGGATCGCGGTACGATAGTTGTCGGCGAGATACAGCGAGGACTCCAGCAAGGAGACGCTCGCGTGTTTGTACTCTGGAGCCGCGCTGAGACGCCCTCACATGCGATAGTATCGCTTGCCTCGCCCGGGGCTGACGAACTCGGCCGGTCTGGACTGCCAGGTACGGTCAATAATCATTTTTGGTCGCGCTTTAGCGGAGCTATGCTACTCAGTGTTGTCCAGGGTGCCGTTCAAGCGGCGAGCAGCTATGCAGGGAATTCGGCTGGCGGGACCAGTATTAATAGTTTCCAAAACAATGGTGAACAAGCAGCCGATACCGCCCTACGGGCAAGCATCAACATTCCCCCGACCCTGAGCAAAAATGAGGGGGATACGGTATCGATCTTCGTCGCGCGCGATCTAGATTTTTCAGGAGTTTATCAGCTTCGCCTGACGGGGGAAACGGCAAAACATCGTCATCTGCGCTAG
- a CDS encoding response regulator, translating into MKHVLVIDDDSAMRHLIAEYLKIHALRVTTVSESQQFNRVLASETVDVVVVDLNLGREDGLEIVRGLAAKSDIPIIIISGDRLEEADKVVALELGATDFIAKPFGTREFLARIRVALRVRPNVGRTKDRRSFCFAGWTLSLRQRRLTSTDNGEVKLTAGEFNLLVAFLEKPRDILSREQLLIASRVRDEEVFDRSIDVLILRLRRKLEEDAASPNLIKTVRGAGYFFDADVNVSFGGMMAA; encoded by the coding sequence GTGAAACACGTTCTTGTCATTGATGACGATTCTGCAATGCGCCACCTCATCGCCGAGTATCTTAAGATTCATGCGCTGAGGGTGACTACTGTGTCCGAGAGTCAGCAATTCAACCGTGTACTTGCATCCGAGACGGTCGATGTCGTTGTCGTGGATCTCAATCTAGGACGTGAAGACGGACTTGAGATCGTTCGCGGTCTAGCCGCGAAATCCGATATCCCTATAATAATCATCAGCGGAGACCGCCTCGAAGAGGCGGATAAGGTTGTCGCGCTCGAGTTGGGAGCCACGGATTTTATAGCGAAACCTTTTGGGACACGCGAGTTCCTGGCACGCATACGTGTGGCATTACGCGTGCGACCGAATGTCGGGCGAACCAAAGACCGTCGCTCATTTTGTTTCGCTGGTTGGACACTCAGTCTCAGACAACGGCGATTGACATCTACAGACAATGGCGAGGTGAAACTGACCGCGGGGGAATTCAATCTACTTGTCGCGTTCTTGGAAAAGCCTCGCGACATCCTTTCTCGAGAGCAACTGCTCATTGCGAGCCGCGTGCGTGACGAGGAAGTATTTGACAGAAGCATCGATGTTCTCATTTTGAGACTGCGCCGAAAGCTCGAAGAGGATGCAGCCAGCCCAAACTTGATTAAAACGGTTAGGGGTGCTGGGTATTTTTTCGACGCTGATGTGAATGTATCTTTCGGAGGCATGATGGCGGCTTAG
- a CDS encoding type IV secretion system protein VirB8 → MNGSEYALLVQKEALADHYNEVKAFQSARARSSRRVSRALAALAIIALAGNLAQAFAIAVMVPLNKLVPVYLWVRPDGTVDSEVSISRLPETQEQAVVNASLWEYVRLRESYTADTAQYAYDLVSSFSAPTVRQDYQQYFNYPNPSSPQIIIGKRGKLEAEHISSNELMPGVQQLRYKRTLIMEGQSPIVTTWTATVHYETVADLPGRLRLTNPGGLIITSYQTSEDTVSNMTRSQQ, encoded by the coding sequence ATGAACGGTTCTGAATATGCTCTATTGGTCCAGAAGGAAGCATTGGCAGATCACTATAATGAAGTGAAGGCGTTCCAGTCTGCTCGCGCTAGATCTTCTCGGCGGGTCTCCAGGGCTTTGGCTGCTTTGGCCATAATTGCCCTGGCAGGGAATTTGGCGCAGGCCTTCGCGATCGCGGTGATGGTCCCATTGAACAAACTGGTCCCAGTATATCTGTGGGTGCGCCCGGACGGCACGGTTGACAGTGAGGTCTCCATTTCGAGATTGCCAGAGACGCAGGAACAAGCGGTCGTAAACGCTTCTCTGTGGGAGTATGTTCGTCTGCGGGAAAGCTACACGGCAGATACAGCCCAATATGCATACGATCTGGTTTCGAGCTTCAGCGCTCCAACAGTACGACAAGATTACCAGCAGTACTTTAACTACCCCAACCCGAGTTCTCCTCAAATCATCATCGGAAAGCGCGGAAAACTGGAAGCCGAGCACATTAGTTCAAACGAACTTATGCCTGGCGTCCAGCAGCTCCGCTACAAACGCACTCTCATCATGGAGGGACAGTCCCCGATTGTAACCACTTGGACCGCAACCGTGCATTATGAAACGGTAGCTGACTTACCAGGCCGGTTGAGGCTGACAAACCCGGGCGGTTTGATCATTACTTCTTATCAAACGTCGGAAGATACCGTTTCTAACATGACACGGAGCCAGCAATGA
- a CDS encoding conjugal transfer protein VirC2, which produces MGIRKPALSVGEARRLAALRSEVVQTVPAHSSQGAQFPQLPERGRPEVLHPPSAAKRRDNFDRKLLLTADALSSAATPEKIQVFLSARPPAPEVSKIYDNLILQYSTSKSLQMILRRALVDFESMLADGSISTAPKSYPISQVSNKPVIVQTSRMFPASLVEVARNYFDPLGLETARAFGHKLATAALASFFAGEKTGKW; this is translated from the coding sequence ATGGGGATCCGCAAACCAGCTTTGTCTGTCGGTGAAGCAAGACGGCTTGCTGCCTTGCGATCGGAGGTCGTTCAAACAGTTCCGGCCCATTCCTCGCAAGGCGCGCAATTTCCTCAGTTACCTGAAAGAGGCAGACCGGAAGTTCTACATCCCCCTTCAGCCGCCAAGCGTCGCGACAACTTCGATCGGAAATTGCTGCTTACGGCAGACGCCTTGAGTTCAGCAGCTACGCCCGAAAAAATCCAAGTCTTCCTCTCGGCGCGACCGCCAGCTCCTGAGGTATCAAAAATATATGACAACTTGATTCTGCAGTACAGCACTTCCAAGTCACTGCAGATGATCTTGCGCCGTGCGCTCGTCGATTTTGAGAGCATGTTGGCGGACGGATCAATCAGCACGGCCCCAAAAAGCTACCCGATCTCACAAGTATCCAATAAGCCTGTTATTGTTCAGACCTCCCGCATGTTCCCGGCGTCGCTTGTAGAGGTCGCACGCAATTACTTTGATCCATTGGGATTGGAGACTGCCCGGGCTTTTGGTCACAAACTGGCTACAGCGGCCCTAGCATCTTTTTTTGCAGGAGAGAAGACCGGAAAATGGTAA
- the virB9 gene encoding P-type conjugative transfer protein VirB9, protein MTKNLFLGLLCILFVTSSARAEDTPAAGKLDPRMRYLAYNPDQVVHLSTAVGATLVVTFGSNETVTAVAVSDSKDLAALPRGNYLFFKASKVLQPQPVIVLTASDAGMRRYVFSLATRTMSRLDKEQPDLFYSVQFTYPADIAAARQKDAEQKDFAGRMRAQAQYQRRAEDLLEHPTSSGDPRGKNWSYVAQGDRSLLPVEVVDDGSSTTFRFPGNVRIPSIYVINPDGKEATANYSVKGDGVVVASVSRAWRLRDGHTVLCIWNKAYDPVGRKTGTGTVRPDVVRVLKEVR, encoded by the coding sequence ATGACCAAAAATTTGTTTCTGGGCCTGCTTTGTATTCTCTTTGTAACCAGCAGCGCCAGGGCAGAAGACACGCCGGCGGCAGGCAAACTGGATCCACGGATGCGCTATCTCGCCTACAATCCCGACCAGGTAGTGCACCTTTCAACCGCTGTTGGAGCCACACTGGTCGTGACATTTGGGTCTAATGAAACGGTGACAGCTGTCGCCGTTTCGGACAGCAAAGATCTTGCTGCGCTACCACGCGGCAATTATCTGTTTTTCAAGGCCAGCAAAGTACTGCAGCCGCAGCCTGTGATAGTCCTCACAGCAAGTGACGCGGGAATGCGGCGCTATGTTTTCAGCCTCGCGACCAGAACGATGTCTCGGCTCGATAAAGAGCAGCCTGATCTCTTCTATAGCGTACAGTTCACTTATCCTGCCGACATTGCCGCTGCTCGCCAAAAAGACGCGGAGCAGAAAGATTTTGCGGGTCGGATGCGGGCGCAAGCGCAATATCAGCGTCGAGCCGAGGACTTGCTTGAACATCCGACATCAAGTGGCGACCCAAGAGGGAAAAACTGGAGTTATGTCGCGCAAGGGGACCGCTCGCTGCTGCCGGTAGAAGTTGTCGACGACGGGTCTTCCACGACATTTCGCTTTCCCGGAAACGTACGGATACCGTCAATCTACGTCATCAACCCAGACGGCAAAGAAGCCACCGCCAACTATTCGGTGAAAGGTGATGGCGTTGTAGTCGCATCTGTTTCCAGAGCGTGGCGACTACGGGATGGCCATACTGTACTGTGCATTTGGAACAAGGCATATGACCCGGTCGGAAGGAAGACAGGCACTGGCACAGTTAGACCGGATGTAGTTCGTGTCCTTAAGGAAGTGCGGTAA
- the virD1 gene encoding T-DNA border endonuclease subunit VirD1: MSQNAKSFSDSVVNRSEETKIERFKVVSTRLRSAEYENFSRQARRLGLSDSMAIRVAVRRIAGFLEIDAETRHKMEAILHSIGTLSNNIAALLTAYAENPTTDLAALQAERNAFGTAFADLDGLLRSILSVSRRRIDGCSMLEDASH; encoded by the coding sequence ATGTCGCAGAACGCAAAATCCTTTTCTGACAGCGTAGTAAACCGGAGCGAAGAAACGAAGATCGAAAGATTCAAGGTCGTCAGTACCCGTTTGCGATCGGCCGAATATGAGAACTTTTCCCGCCAGGCCCGCAGGTTGGGGCTATCCGATAGCATGGCCATAAGGGTTGCCGTCCGTCGGATCGCGGGCTTTCTCGAAATCGATGCAGAGACTCGGCATAAAATGGAAGCCATACTTCACTCCATAGGAACGCTCTCAAACAACATTGCGGCGCTGCTAACAGCCTACGCGGAAAATCCGACAACGGATTTGGCTGCTCTTCAAGCTGAACGGAACGCTTTCGGTACAGCGTTCGCCGATCTCGATGGCTTGCTCCGATCTATTTTGTCCGTATCACGGCGAAGAATTGACGGTTGTTCCATGCTGGAGGACGCCTCGCACTGA
- a CDS encoding conjugal transfer ATPase VirC1 has protein sequence MKLLTFCSFKGGAGKTTALMGLCSAFAKGGKRVALLDADENRPLTRWKENGVRRNTWNESCEVYAAEEMSLLEAAYEDAEAREFDYALADTHGGSSELNNTIIASSNLLLIPTMLTPLDVDEALSTYRYVIELLLSENLVVPTAVLRQRVPVGRLTTSQRAMSEMLANLPVIQSAMHERDAFAAMKERGMLHLTLLNATDDPMMRLVERNLRIAMEELVTISELIGATLGD, from the coding sequence ATGAAACTTTTAACTTTTTGCTCGTTTAAAGGTGGCGCGGGCAAGACCACGGCGCTCATGGGCCTTTGTTCTGCTTTTGCAAAAGGCGGCAAAAGAGTAGCTCTTCTCGATGCCGACGAGAACCGGCCTTTAACGCGGTGGAAAGAAAACGGCGTGCGCAGGAACACCTGGAATGAATCCTGCGAGGTGTACGCTGCAGAAGAAATGTCGCTACTCGAGGCGGCTTATGAAGACGCCGAAGCTCGGGAATTCGATTATGCGTTGGCCGATACGCATGGGGGTTCGAGTGAGCTCAACAACACTATCATCGCGAGTTCAAACCTGCTTCTGATCCCCACAATGTTAACTCCGCTCGATGTCGATGAGGCACTTTCGACGTACCGTTACGTCATCGAGCTGCTGCTAAGCGAAAATTTGGTGGTTCCAACCGCCGTTTTGCGGCAACGGGTCCCGGTTGGTCGATTAACGACGTCGCAGCGCGCGATGTCGGAAATGCTAGCGAACCTGCCAGTCATACAATCTGCAATGCACGAGAGAGACGCATTCGCTGCGATGAAAGAACGTGGCATGCTACATCTCACGTTGTTGAACGCAACAGATGATCCGATGATGCGCCTCGTTGAGCGCAACCTAAGAATTGCGATGGAAGAACTCGTGACAATTTCAGAGCTTATTGGCGCAACTTTGGGAGATTGA